The following are encoded in a window of Leptospira selangorensis genomic DNA:
- a CDS encoding gamma carbonic anhydrase family protein, whose product MQEVNLAGNILEYMGKRPIFKDGVFLAPGSLVVGDVVIGKDSSIWFQTLIRGDVNYIRIGDNVNIQDMTVVHVSRNTHPVEIGDNVSVGHRAVLHGCKLKSNSFVGMGAIIMDGVELGEYSFVAAGAMVTPGKIIPPGAMVMGSPAKIVRDITEEERNLIERTAVNYVNYKNNYLDDFSYRISIV is encoded by the coding sequence ATGCAAGAAGTAAATCTGGCCGGAAATATATTAGAATACATGGGCAAACGTCCTATCTTCAAAGATGGAGTGTTTTTAGCTCCAGGTTCTTTGGTAGTAGGGGACGTAGTGATCGGAAAAGATTCCTCTATCTGGTTCCAAACATTGATACGGGGAGATGTGAATTATATTCGTATCGGGGACAATGTAAACATACAGGACATGACGGTTGTCCATGTTTCCAGAAACACCCATCCGGTGGAAATCGGAGACAACGTTTCCGTAGGCCACAGGGCCGTTCTTCACGGATGTAAGCTTAAAAGTAATTCATTCGTTGGAATGGGTGCGATCATCATGGATGGAGTCGAGTTAGGAGAATATTCCTTCGTGGCTGCAGGTGCTATGGTGACCCCAGGCAAGATCATCCCACCGGGAGCAATGGTGATGGGATCTCCTGCAAAAATCGTAAGAGATATTACGGAAGAAGAAAGGAATCTGATCGAGAGAACCGCCGTAAATTACGTTAACTATAAGAACAATTATTTGGATGATTTCTCCTATAGGATCAGTATAGTTTAA
- the cysK gene encoding cysteine synthase A encodes MKANNILETIGNTPHVKINRLFGSKYNVYSKLERSNPGGSIKDRIALSMIEDAEKSGKLTKDTVIIEPTSGNTGIGLALVAAVKGYRLILVMPESMSVERRRIMAAYGAEFDLTPREKGMPGAIERAKQLVSENPKAWMPQQFENEANIKVHVETTAAEILKDFPNGVDVLITGVGTGGHITGVAKVLKEKFPKTKVFAVEPEASPVISGGKPGPHPIQGIGAGFIPKNLHTDLLDGVIQVSKDEAFQYALRAAKEEGIFLGVSSGASLAAVAKKLPELPEGATVLTFNYDTGERYLSIEGLFPVPSNG; translated from the coding sequence ATGAAAGCAAATAATATCTTAGAGACGATCGGTAATACTCCCCACGTAAAAATCAACCGACTCTTTGGATCCAAATACAATGTATATTCTAAATTAGAGCGTAGCAATCCAGGCGGTTCTATCAAGGATCGTATCGCGCTTTCTATGATCGAGGACGCTGAAAAAAGCGGAAAACTCACTAAGGATACAGTAATCATCGAGCCGACTTCCGGGAACACTGGTATCGGTTTAGCTCTTGTTGCGGCAGTAAAAGGATATCGTTTGATCCTTGTAATGCCTGAGTCTATGAGTGTGGAAAGAAGAAGAATTATGGCTGCTTATGGCGCTGAATTCGACTTAACTCCTCGTGAAAAAGGAATGCCTGGAGCAATCGAAAGAGCAAAACAACTGGTTTCTGAAAATCCAAAAGCTTGGATGCCTCAACAGTTCGAGAACGAAGCAAACATTAAAGTACACGTAGAGACTACTGCAGCTGAGATCCTAAAAGATTTCCCTAACGGAGTGGATGTTCTGATCACTGGAGTAGGAACAGGTGGACATATCACTGGAGTTGCTAAAGTTTTAAAGGAGAAGTTCCCTAAAACTAAAGTATTCGCAGTTGAGCCGGAAGCTTCTCCAGTTATCTCCGGAGGAAAACCTGGACCACACCCGATCCAAGGAATTGGAGCTGGATTCATTCCTAAAAACTTACACACTGATCTACTAGACGGAGTGATCCAAGTTTCTAAGGATGAGGCTTTCCAATATGCACTTCGTGCAGCAAAAGAAGAAGGAATTTTCTTAGGAGTATCTTCCGGTGCATCTCTTGCAGCGGTTGCTAAAAAACTTCCTGAACTTCCGGAAGGAGCTACAGTTCTTACATTCAACTACGACACTGGAGAAAGATATCTTTCTATTGAAGGACTTTTCCCAGTTCCTTCTAACGGCTAA
- a CDS encoding oxygenase MpaB family protein, whose translation MFNRLKILKQINELDAEKDAQKIVFLAGSYDFPQDVEISLAISFFRTFAIPSISKILNTTKRFESAGQKRYDDTALILAEFIENGLDSERGREAMRRLNQIHKEYDIKNEDFLYTLTTFIFEPDRWNQKFGWRKSTEKERLANFYLWKRIGKMMNIKNIPETYEEMLEFNLKFEKENFYRTKDSEQVALATMKIASSRIPKIPGLEYLVYHAVYSLMDKPLREAMGFPKANPIVAGLTYTVLKLRAFFLRYFWPPRKTPYYVTKRNNPTYPNGYLIEELGPH comes from the coding sequence ATGTTCAACCGTTTGAAAATACTAAAACAAATTAATGAATTAGATGCGGAGAAGGATGCACAGAAGATAGTATTTCTCGCTGGAAGTTATGATTTCCCACAAGATGTGGAAATCTCACTCGCTATTTCCTTCTTCAGAACATTTGCAATTCCTTCTATTTCTAAAATATTAAATACAACCAAACGATTCGAATCTGCAGGACAGAAAAGATACGACGATACCGCGTTAATCTTGGCGGAATTTATAGAGAATGGACTGGATAGTGAAAGAGGAAGAGAAGCCATGAGAAGGCTGAACCAGATCCATAAAGAGTATGATATCAAGAACGAAGATTTTCTTTATACACTTACAACATTTATATTCGAGCCGGATCGTTGGAATCAAAAGTTCGGCTGGAGGAAAAGTACTGAAAAAGAAAGACTCGCCAATTTCTATCTTTGGAAACGGATCGGAAAAATGATGAATATCAAAAATATTCCGGAAACCTACGAAGAAATGTTGGAGTTCAATCTAAAATTCGAAAAAGAAAACTTCTACCGAACTAAAGATTCAGAGCAGGTAGCGCTTGCCACAATGAAGATCGCTTCTTCCAGAATTCCTAAAATTCCCGGTTTGGAATATTTAGTCTATCATGCAGTATATTCTTTGATGGACAAACCTCTTAGAGAAGCAATGGGATTTCCGAAAGCAAATCCGATCGTAGCCGGTTTAACCTATACGGTTTTGAAACTTAGAGCATTTTTTCTTCGTTATTTTTGGCCGCCTAGAAAAACTCCTTATTACGTTACCAAAAGAAATAACCCTACATATCCAAATGGATATTTGATTGAAGAGTTAGGACCACATTAG
- the topA gene encoding type I DNA topoisomerase codes for MSVLVLVESPTKVKTISSYLGKEYKVLATFGHILDLPTDRIGIKIEKDFEPEYVPLKGKKKILSSILKEAKSHSSVLIATDPDREGEFIGYILAQKLGKKAKISRIRFQEIQKDKILQAISEPDEIDLDLVDSQKARRILDRLIGYKVSPFLWRAVSGEGLSAGRVQSVALKWICEREEEIRSFIPITTWIVSATVFYGTGENERIVFYPKKEAFPTQKEASEFLDSILKKTKVLQITEIKEKLGETLPPPPFTTATLQQEAFRVLKFSASKTMKLAQELYEGTDLGKGKSQGLITYMRTDSVRIGEDARDSIRKKIFSKFGKEFVSDKAQTYRLKKTKGKSQDAHEAIRPVDIFLEPSFVFEVADRNLNKDSKKLYELIWKRAIASQMKPETWKRLEFITNGGGEVWEGEKLFTLDPGYKKIYNVSADIPPNWKKGDTLTPDPWEIQEKTTEPPPRYTEASLVSKLEKEGIGRPSTFASILETLYKRKYVYSEKGKLYAETLGERVNVFLQTAFADLFREKFTSEMEQKLDSIASGEESRSKVLSEFYSVLDSQLKKTNIIAINKQIKEKPKTPKYGICPVCKEGERVRKKSSKKKEYYICSRFPQCDYAEYI; via the coding sequence ATGTCTGTCCTAGTACTTGTAGAATCTCCTACCAAAGTCAAAACGATCTCTTCCTATTTGGGAAAAGAGTATAAGGTGCTTGCCACCTTCGGGCACATTTTGGATCTTCCTACGGACCGTATCGGGATCAAAATTGAAAAAGATTTTGAACCCGAGTATGTTCCTCTCAAAGGTAAAAAGAAGATCCTATCTTCTATTCTAAAAGAAGCAAAGTCTCATTCTTCCGTGCTCATAGCAACCGATCCGGATAGGGAAGGAGAATTTATAGGATATATTCTGGCCCAAAAATTAGGGAAGAAGGCAAAGATATCCCGAATTCGTTTCCAAGAAATCCAAAAGGACAAAATTTTACAGGCTATCTCAGAGCCCGATGAGATCGATCTGGACTTGGTAGATTCTCAAAAAGCAAGAAGGATCTTGGATAGACTGATCGGATATAAGGTGAGCCCATTTTTGTGGAGAGCGGTAAGCGGAGAAGGGCTGTCCGCCGGAAGGGTGCAATCAGTCGCTCTAAAATGGATCTGTGAAAGAGAAGAAGAGATCCGAAGTTTTATTCCAATAACTACCTGGATTGTCTCTGCTACAGTATTTTATGGAACCGGAGAAAATGAAAGAATCGTTTTTTATCCCAAGAAAGAAGCATTCCCCACTCAAAAAGAAGCGTCTGAATTTTTAGATTCTATATTAAAAAAAACGAAAGTATTACAAATTACAGAAATAAAGGAGAAGTTAGGAGAAACATTGCCTCCACCTCCTTTTACAACCGCTACTTTACAACAGGAAGCATTTAGGGTCTTAAAATTTTCCGCCTCCAAAACGATGAAACTTGCCCAGGAATTGTATGAGGGAACGGATCTGGGAAAAGGAAAATCCCAAGGATTGATCACTTACATGAGAACTGATTCGGTCCGGATCGGTGAAGATGCAAGAGATTCTATCCGCAAAAAGATCTTCTCTAAATTCGGAAAAGAATTCGTTTCGGATAAAGCCCAAACTTATAGGCTCAAAAAAACGAAAGGGAAATCCCAGGACGCTCACGAAGCAATCCGACCTGTGGATATTTTTTTAGAACCTTCTTTCGTATTCGAAGTGGCGGATCGCAACCTAAACAAAGACTCCAAAAAATTATACGAACTGATCTGGAAACGAGCAATTGCTTCCCAAATGAAACCGGAAACCTGGAAAAGATTAGAGTTTATAACAAACGGAGGAGGAGAAGTTTGGGAAGGAGAAAAACTTTTCACTCTCGATCCTGGTTATAAAAAGATCTATAATGTAAGTGCGGATATTCCTCCTAATTGGAAAAAAGGTGATACTCTAACTCCCGATCCATGGGAGATCCAAGAAAAAACCACGGAACCTCCTCCTAGATATACGGAAGCAAGTCTTGTCTCCAAGTTGGAAAAAGAAGGGATAGGAAGACCTTCTACATTCGCTTCAATCCTGGAAACATTATACAAAAGAAAATACGTATACTCCGAAAAAGGAAAATTATATGCGGAGACTCTTGGAGAAAGAGTAAATGTATTCTTACAGACAGCATTTGCGGATCTATTTAGAGAAAAATTTACTTCCGAAATGGAACAAAAATTAGATTCTATTGCTTCCGGAGAAGAAAGCAGGTCCAAGGTTCTTTCAGAATTTTATTCCGTATTGGATTCTCAATTAAAGAAAACGAATATAATCGCTATAAACAAGCAGATAAAAGAAAAACCAAAAACTCCTAAATACGGGATTTGTCCTGTATGTAAAGAAGGGGAGAGGGTTCGGAAAAAATCCTCGAAGAAAAAAGAATATTATATCTGTTCTAGATTTCCACAATGCGATTACGCGGAATATATTTGA
- a CDS encoding ABC transporter ATP-binding protein, translating to MKKTESNNLLNLHGIKFYRSGTPILDGIDFQINSGEHWVLLGRNGAGKTTLVNLIYGSVWPTAGRINLFGETFGETPLQILRNKIGILDSSQQESALQKSLTVYDVLLTGFFHTIGFYRESNAWEEKEAERILEENGFGAKRNQLFRTLSSGEKKKILFLRAMCTSPEFVILDEPCSGLDLTAREEFIDFLDEYKKNRNFTSIYITHRIDEIPPFYENAALLKSGKILFSGDIKEAFTSARLSDLYDRKVEAENRNGTWVAVTERK from the coding sequence ATGAAGAAAACTGAATCCAATAACCTGCTCAATTTACACGGAATTAAGTTTTATAGATCCGGGACTCCTATTCTGGATGGGATCGATTTTCAGATCAATTCCGGAGAACATTGGGTTCTATTAGGCCGTAACGGTGCAGGAAAAACTACACTTGTAAATTTAATCTATGGTTCCGTTTGGCCTACTGCAGGTAGGATCAATCTTTTTGGAGAAACATTCGGAGAAACTCCTCTTCAGATCTTAAGAAATAAAATTGGGATCCTGGATTCTTCCCAGCAGGAAAGCGCACTCCAAAAAAGTCTTACCGTTTATGATGTTCTTCTTACCGGTTTTTTTCACACCATAGGTTTTTATAGAGAATCCAATGCCTGGGAAGAAAAAGAAGCGGAGCGAATTTTAGAAGAAAACGGTTTCGGTGCTAAAAGAAATCAATTATTCCGCACATTATCATCCGGAGAAAAGAAGAAGATTCTCTTCCTAAGAGCAATGTGCACTTCTCCCGAATTTGTGATCTTAGACGAGCCTTGCTCCGGATTAGATCTTACAGCTCGAGAGGAATTCATAGATTTCTTGGATGAATATAAGAAGAATCGGAACTTCACTTCCATCTATATCACTCACAGGATCGACGAGATCCCTCCATTTTACGAAAATGCAGCTCTTCTGAAATCAGGCAAAATTCTATTCTCTGGCGATATCAAGGAAGCATTCACTTCTGCGAGACTTTCCGATCTATACGATCGTAAGGTAGAAGCGGAAAATCGTAACGGCACCTGGGTCGCAGTTACCGAGAGAAAATAA
- a CDS encoding HDOD domain-containing protein codes for MLNPTELTETLVSGKDIELEYRFISDEDHQQIYLLLLQVLGNLDRLFLTEVVSTILKELLMNANKANAKRLFFLSEGLNINEASHYNKGMKRFLEDIIHKWDEQEKILKGSNLSVRLRAKIMNQNLIFLIENDAALLPQESERIKARLESASKFNDLSDAFLSMADSQESAGLGLVLIQLLLKNSGIGSDKFKIETDGKITRATLVIPKQIVPLDVATKLKDRILSEVDGLPPLPHTLTRIINLCNNPDSDLGVIANEIERNPAISADLLKLSNSAGFASRNKVNTIVQAVKVVGLKNVRNLLYVSGVRKIMEGRYSKLQEVWNHSNLASFFARQVSQRAGLGKLSDIAAVGALLHDLGKFILLSLDPTLFKRLASYQKNRDLSNSTILEEISTGISHPTLGAMLARKWDFPPDLVHMIEFHHRAFMATNTIYTDLVDSVYVANMMCDYLDKKTSYYAADSSILKKFQLDDKAKFEETCEKLAKAYEIANEEN; via the coding sequence ATGCTAAATCCGACAGAACTCACGGAAACCCTTGTCTCGGGAAAAGATATCGAACTGGAATATAGATTTATTTCGGACGAGGACCATCAGCAGATCTATCTTCTGCTTCTCCAGGTTTTGGGAAACCTGGACAGGTTATTTCTCACAGAAGTAGTTTCTACCATTCTGAAAGAACTTTTGATGAACGCTAATAAAGCGAACGCCAAAAGGCTTTTTTTCCTTTCGGAGGGGCTGAATATAAACGAGGCATCTCATTATAATAAAGGGATGAAACGTTTTCTGGAAGATATCATTCATAAATGGGACGAGCAGGAGAAGATACTCAAAGGTTCCAATTTATCCGTACGTCTTCGTGCAAAGATCATGAACCAGAATCTGATCTTTTTGATTGAGAATGATGCGGCACTTCTTCCCCAAGAATCGGAAAGGATCAAAGCAAGATTAGAATCTGCAAGCAAGTTCAACGATCTATCGGATGCATTTCTTTCCATGGCGGACAGCCAAGAGAGCGCTGGCCTTGGACTTGTACTCATACAGTTATTATTAAAAAACTCAGGCATAGGTTCTGATAAATTTAAGATAGAGACTGACGGCAAGATCACAAGAGCAACCTTAGTGATCCCTAAACAAATTGTTCCGTTGGATGTGGCTACCAAACTGAAGGACAGGATCTTGTCGGAAGTAGATGGACTTCCCCCTCTTCCTCATACTCTTACAAGGATCATAAACCTTTGTAATAATCCCGACTCGGATTTAGGTGTAATTGCAAACGAAATAGAAAGAAACCCTGCTATTAGTGCGGACCTTCTAAAACTTTCTAACTCCGCAGGTTTCGCAAGTAGGAATAAAGTAAATACGATCGTCCAAGCTGTTAAGGTTGTGGGACTAAAGAACGTCCGAAATCTTTTGTATGTCTCAGGTGTACGAAAGATCATGGAAGGAAGATATTCCAAACTTCAGGAAGTATGGAACCATTCCAACCTCGCGAGCTTTTTCGCGAGGCAGGTTTCTCAAAGAGCGGGACTCGGAAAACTTTCCGATATCGCAGCAGTCGGTGCCTTACTCCATGATTTAGGAAAATTCATTTTGCTTTCATTGGATCCAACATTATTCAAACGTTTGGCATCTTACCAAAAGAATAGGGACCTTTCCAATTCCACGATCTTAGAAGAAATTTCCACAGGTATTTCTCATCCTACCCTGGGAGCTATGCTCGCCAGAAAATGGGATTTTCCTCCGGACCTTGTTCATATGATCGAATTTCACCATAGAGCCTTCATGGCGACTAACACGATTTATACGGATTTAGTTGATTCCGTATACGTAGCAAATATGATGTGCGATTATCTGGATAAAAAAACCAGCTATTACGCAGCTGACTCGAGTATACTAAAAAAATTCCAGTTAGATGATAAGGCAAAGTTCGAAGAGACCTGCGAAAAATTAGCAAAGGCCTACGAGATCGCGAATGAAGAAAACTGA
- the panD gene encoding aspartate 1-decarboxylase, producing MLITVCKGKIHRATVTDADLNYEGSLTVDMDLVDAAGMFPYEKVSVVNVNNGSRFETYLIEGKRGSGEICLNGAAARLGMKGDKVIIISYGSLEEKDLPKGYKPQVVLVDDKNHIKKA from the coding sequence ATGCTCATCACTGTTTGTAAAGGTAAAATCCATAGAGCCACAGTAACCGACGCCGACCTCAATTATGAGGGAAGCCTGACGGTAGATATGGATTTGGTAGATGCCGCTGGAATGTTTCCTTACGAAAAAGTTTCCGTTGTAAATGTAAACAATGGATCCAGATTCGAGACATATCTGATCGAAGGCAAAAGAGGTTCAGGAGAGATCTGTTTGAACGGTGCTGCTGCCCGTCTCGGAATGAAAGGAGACAAAGTAATTATCATCTCCTACGGCTCCCTGGAAGAAAAAGACCTGCCAAAAGGTTATAAACCTCAAGTCGTTCTTGTGGACGACAAAAACCATATCAAAAAAGCCTAA
- a CDS encoding type II toxin-antitoxin system antitoxin SocA domain-containing protein, which translates to MEKLLEVISFILQRSPRGRNRQELAKLVYLSDGVFFQKYAKVITEQKYIHLEDSPYPMELNQALLHLKENRLIDVLPKLTETGISGYLLNWVGTEHEDEIDLNRQEKRILRKVLENFKGSVYDENRVYPNLYENYVITPLFSEIKFSKETINTKIHFFKRKTLLNISGKIFKVLFSE; encoded by the coding sequence ATGGAAAAGCTGCTCGAAGTCATCTCCTTTATACTCCAAAGATCTCCGCGAGGAAGAAACCGCCAGGAACTTGCAAAACTGGTGTATCTTTCCGATGGAGTATTCTTCCAAAAATACGCCAAAGTGATTACTGAGCAAAAGTATATCCATCTGGAAGATTCTCCTTATCCGATGGAACTGAATCAGGCACTTCTTCACCTAAAAGAAAATCGTCTAATAGATGTGCTCCCAAAATTGACCGAGACCGGGATCTCTGGTTATTTACTAAACTGGGTCGGAACAGAGCATGAGGATGAGATAGACCTGAATCGTCAGGAAAAAAGGATCCTTCGCAAAGTTCTGGAAAATTTCAAAGGAAGTGTTTACGACGAAAATAGAGTGTATCCGAATTTATATGAGAATTACGTGATTACTCCCCTTTTCTCGGAAATTAAGTTTAGCAAAGAAACTATTAACACTAAAATCCATTTCTTTAAGAGAAAAACGCTTTTGAATATCTCGGGCAAAATATTTAAGGTACTTTTTAGCGAGTAA
- the lipB gene encoding lipoyl(octanoyl) transferase LipB: MTSSSFSINNTSVQAFSLKNPLPYEDYVLFQEKSRENRRESILFLEHPLTITGGINYNIDNLLRNEDFLSEHGISLQYIKRGGDYTAHEPGQIVTYVHLDLKKREISISEFLDGVLESAIYSTKKVWDLDLVKNPNAPGLYLSTSPNRKILSMGVLFKSWFTSYGIALNVSNDFSAFQCIHPCGQDWKSMISVSQLGLSSGEDKKKEWIQTFQSKFLENLRPIRDKIRT; this comes from the coding sequence ATGACTTCGAGCAGCTTTTCCATAAATAATACGAGTGTGCAGGCTTTTTCCCTGAAAAATCCCCTTCCGTACGAAGATTACGTCCTCTTCCAGGAGAAGTCCCGGGAAAATAGAAGGGAATCGATTCTATTTTTGGAACACCCTCTTACGATAACCGGGGGGATCAATTATAATATCGACAATCTTCTCCGAAATGAGGACTTCCTTTCCGAACACGGAATCTCTCTCCAATATATAAAAAGAGGAGGGGATTATACCGCTCACGAGCCCGGACAGATCGTTACCTATGTACATTTGGACTTAAAAAAAAGAGAAATTTCCATCTCGGAATTTCTGGACGGGGTCCTTGAATCTGCAATTTATTCCACTAAGAAAGTTTGGGATTTGGATCTTGTAAAAAATCCGAACGCTCCCGGGCTTTATCTTTCTACTTCTCCTAATCGTAAAATTCTTTCTATGGGGGTTTTGTTTAAGTCCTGGTTTACTAGTTATGGGATTGCTCTCAATGTTTCTAATGATTTTTCCGCCTTCCAGTGTATTCACCCCTGCGGACAGGACTGGAAATCCATGATTTCAGTCTCTCAGTTGGGACTTTCCAGCGGAGAAGATAAGAAGAAGGAATGGATCCAGACTTTTCAGTCCAAGTTTCTGGAAAATTTAAGACCGATTCGAGATAAGATCCGCACCTAA
- a CDS encoding LIC_12071 family protein, giving the protein MQIFKHILFFILALLVCEGIAAGASAWSFLESSLASFEQIKNLSDQRARDTIGAISKSSEGKLSKDRLEDLNFAFTRLVKVTSGDKEGFIISEISMTDDSGVVLASSNEDYVSESRTKRKPEPKFLSTNYTAAHHLRKWQIGTPILLGEKNTFQNDKLMQIVSPYFPEISEPSVLLSMAVYHPEKLERVASLHMKYERGNFAHFVKIQTELFWWTLQNNAIIALICALILGFSHLLIKSVRTSFTQDGKYIADPSAPPLWEKVDFAQTEGPIRWRENVSSTPSYPSQNPAPISQSHVPAVSATSTAQAVNREKAEIIDAIYLG; this is encoded by the coding sequence GTGCAAATTTTCAAACATATTCTATTTTTCATTTTAGCACTATTGGTTTGCGAAGGGATCGCTGCCGGAGCCTCTGCATGGTCTTTTCTGGAATCTTCTCTTGCGTCCTTTGAGCAGATCAAAAATCTTTCGGACCAAAGAGCCAGAGATACGATCGGCGCCATCTCTAAATCAAGCGAAGGAAAATTAAGCAAAGACAGATTAGAAGATCTGAACTTTGCATTCACAAGACTCGTAAAAGTGACTTCGGGAGATAAAGAAGGATTTATCATTTCCGAGATCAGCATGACTGATGATTCGGGAGTGGTTCTTGCATCATCTAATGAAGATTATGTTTCCGAGTCTAGGACCAAAAGAAAACCGGAGCCTAAGTTTTTATCCACTAATTATACTGCCGCTCATCATTTGAGAAAATGGCAGATAGGGACTCCTATCCTTTTGGGGGAAAAGAATACATTCCAAAATGATAAACTGATGCAGATTGTTTCTCCTTATTTCCCTGAAATTTCCGAGCCAAGTGTTCTTCTTTCCATGGCAGTATATCATCCCGAAAAATTGGAAAGGGTAGCTTCTCTCCATATGAAATATGAAAGAGGGAACTTCGCACATTTTGTGAAGATCCAGACAGAACTTTTCTGGTGGACCTTACAGAATAATGCGATTATAGCACTTATCTGCGCCCTTATATTAGGATTTTCTCATCTACTCATTAAAAGTGTTCGTACATCTTTTACTCAGGATGGAAAGTATATTGCGGATCCTTCCGCTCCTCCTTTATGGGAGAAGGTTGACTTCGCACAAACCGAAGGACCTATCCGTTGGAGAGAAAATGTTTCTTCTACTCCTTCTTACCCAAGCCAAAACCCGGCACCTATTTCTCAGAGCCATGTTCCGGCGGTATCGGCCACTTCTACTGCGCAAGCAGTCAATCGTGAGAAAGCGGAAATTATAGACGCTATTTATCTAGGATAA
- a CDS encoding STAS domain-containing protein, translated as MEIHTTKLGHILKVTPKGVLDSYSAFDLVRFIKTRWEEGERLVLVNSRFVEYIEEDGISALVELKNFFEKFGGNIAFSDWNEEGLLVLGLFGLNKNQNFFSHEKEAEVWLSSLKIEDRRTLSEKSESVSSLRQTKPIQFYSSPSSSLTKSDVYVPEISTVPIPGQEPVEKTQIGKDLDHSLEVARNIQERVLYCESCRARLRIKTLGRHQCPNCGIQFDVSRTGGVRYLEKLLG; from the coding sequence TTGGAAATTCATACTACAAAACTGGGACATATATTGAAGGTAACTCCTAAGGGGGTTCTTGATTCTTATTCTGCATTCGATCTGGTACGTTTTATTAAAACTCGCTGGGAAGAAGGGGAGAGACTTGTTCTAGTCAATTCTCGTTTTGTGGAATATATAGAAGAAGATGGAATTTCCGCGCTTGTAGAATTGAAAAACTTCTTCGAAAAATTCGGCGGCAATATTGCATTCAGTGATTGGAATGAAGAAGGTTTATTAGTCTTAGGATTATTCGGTTTGAATAAGAACCAGAACTTCTTCTCACATGAGAAGGAAGCGGAAGTTTGGCTTTCTTCCTTGAAGATCGAGGATAGAAGGACTTTATCGGAGAAGTCGGAAAGTGTTTCTTCTCTCAGACAAACTAAACCTATACAGTTTTATTCGAGTCCTTCTTCTTCTTTAACTAAGTCGGACGTGTATGTTCCCGAGATCAGCACTGTTCCCATCCCAGGACAAGAACCTGTAGAGAAGACTCAGATCGGAAAGGATCTGGATCATTCTTTGGAGGTTGCGCGTAATATCCAAGAACGAGTTTTATACTGTGAGTCTTGCAGGGCAAGGCTTAGGATTAAAACTCTTGGACGTCACCAATGTCCTAATTGCGGAATTCAGTTTGACGTGAGTCGCACCGGTGGAGTTCGATACTTAGAGAAACTATTAGGTTAG